The nucleotide sequence CGTCACCGAGGGCGCGCTAGTGGGCGAGGACTCCGCCACCCTGCTGACGACGGTCGAACAGATCGACCCCATCTACGTGAATTTTTCCCAGCCGGTCTCGGACGTGGTCTCGCTCCGCCGCTCCCTCGCGGAAGGAAATTTCGAAGGGATCGATCCGAACGAGGTGAAGGTGGGAATCATCCTCGGCGACGGAAGCGTTTATTCCCAACCCGGAAAACTCATTTTCTCCGATCTGGCGGTCGAACCTAGCACCGACAGCGTCATGATGCGCGCGCTGGTTCCGAATCCCAAACGCGAGCTATTCCCGGGAATGTATGTCAGGGCTTCGTTCGATCTCGCAGTGGAGAAACAGGCGATCCTCGTCCCTCGCGTGGCGGTGATCCGCACGAACGAAGGGTCCATCGTAATGTCCATCAACGCGAGCGACGAGGTGGTGGCGCTGCCGGTGGAGGCGAAGAACATCGATGGAAACCGCTGGCATCTCACCAGCGGCCTCAAGGGGGGCGAAAGAATCATTGTGGAAAACCCGGGCTTCTTCGTTCCGGGGACGAAGGTGGTGGCAACCGAAATCAAATAACACTCCCGAGCCATGGCCTTCTTCTTCATCAAGCGCCCGATCTTCGCATGGGTCGTATCGCTGTTCATCATCCTGGCGGGGCTGCTGTCCCTGCGTTCGCTGCCGGTCGCCCAGTATCCCGACATCGCGCCGCCGACGGTGAACATTTCCACATCGTATCCCGGAGCCTCCGCGCAGGTCGTGGAGGAAACTGTCACCGCGGTCATCGAGCGCGAGATGAACGGCGCGCCCGGATTGATCTACATGGCGGGGACCAGCGAGTCCACCGGAGCGGCGTCGCTCAAGCTCACCTTCAAGCAAGGCACCAATCCGGACATCGCGGCGGTGGAGGTGCAGAATCGCCTGGCGGTCGTGGAGCAACGCTTGCCCGCGGTGGTCAGGCAGGGCGGCATCCGCATCGAGAAGGCCGCCGACAACATCCAGTTGTTCGTATCATTGTCCTCGAAGGATCCGAAGTATGATTCGGTGGCCCTCGGAGAGATCGCGGCATCCCGCGTGATCGACATCCTCCGCCGGGTGCCCGGCGTGGGGCAGGTGCAGATCTTCGGCGCGGAGCGTGCGATGCGTATCTGGCCGGATCCGGAAAAACTCACCGCGCTGCAACTCTCGGCCTCGGACGTGGTGAACGCCGTCCGCAGCAACAACAACCGGATCACTATCGGCGACATCGGCAGCCATTCCGTACCTGAATCGGCCGCTCTCAGCGCCACCATCGTGGCGGATGACTCGCTCGACACGCCGGAGGAATTCGGCGACATCGAGCTGCGGAGCCTGCCCGACGGATCATCCATCAAGCTGCGCGACGTGGCGCGGATCGAGCTCGGCGGCAGTGACTATCAGATCGTGTCCGGTCTCAACGACAGGGCCGCCACCGGCATGGGCGTGAAGCTCGCACCGGGATCGAACGCGCTGGAGGTGGTGGAAGGGATCAAGAAGGCGATGGACGAACTCGCGCCGCTGCTGCCGAGCGGAGTACAGTATGAGATTCCTTACGACACCTCACCCTTCGTGGCGGTATCCATCAAGAAGGTGGTGGTGAGCTTGTTCGAGGCGATCGCTCTGGTG is from Luteolibacter yonseiensis and encodes:
- a CDS encoding efflux RND transporter periplasmic adaptor subunit, giving the protein MKIRFLSPVLFLSFSILAMTSCKKEEQAPQGPAGPQEAKFITVKPEQFVVKSSQPGRLEAYRQAEVRARVSGVVKERAYEEGQEVKAGAVLFRIDQAPLQAAYDAAQAALSEGEANLALAQDKKDRYQALITSNAVSLRDMKEAESELLQAAAKIESAKAARESARLRLEYATVTSPIDGRARRAAVTEGALVGEDSATLLTTVEQIDPIYVNFSQPVSDVVSLRRSLAEGNFEGIDPNEVKVGIILGDGSVYSQPGKLIFSDLAVEPSTDSVMMRALVPNPKRELFPGMYVRASFDLAVEKQAILVPRVAVIRTNEGSIVMSINASDEVVALPVEAKNIDGNRWHLTSGLKGGERIIVENPGFFVPGTKVVATEIK